The following proteins are co-located in the Telopea speciosissima isolate NSW1024214 ecotype Mountain lineage chromosome 9, Tspe_v1, whole genome shotgun sequence genome:
- the LOC122638606 gene encoding G-type lectin S-receptor-like serine/threonine-protein kinase At1g11410, which produces MFLPTLTWLCFLLLLLLFQFCSSGSGADTLNQTKSITDGQIIVSTGSNFALGFFSPGNSSYRYVGIWYNKIPIITVVWVANRDNPINDSSGVLSLALDGNLIVSSHGDQRHPLWSTNVSTSSNPTVLKLHNSGNLVLYSGDTMNKILWESFDNPTHIWLPGVKLGLDRRTGLNRVLTSWKSKDDPSRGFYSYGFHPRGSPQLVLYKGSNPVWRAGSWNGQRMSVIPEMTKSYIFSYDFVNNTDEVYLIYYVYNSSIFSILVLNDTGAVQRTTWIERNRQWSIFISKPGDRCDYYGHCGAYGICRTDDSVECSCLPSFQPKSPSDWYLTEWSEGCVRERPLGCGKGDGFLKFVDVKIPDTSMSIVDKNLSLDECERECLKNCSCTAYAPADINGGGSGCVAWFSNLTDIRYYNDGGQDFFLRVDSVELASRARKDKGFLHSKRGVVILTVSLVVGVLSLLLFAACVYRLQKKKRKGAIEQRQQPLSGFSGMNELEDNGTNLELPFIELDVVAAATDNFSPNNKLGEGGYGVVYKFDLNFQGRLFNGKEIAVKRLSRNSGQGTEEFKNEVLLIAKLQHRNLVRLLASCVHEEEKMLIYEYMPNKSLDSFIFDESKRALLDWRKRFEIIVGIARGVLYLHQDSRLRIIHRDLKAGNVLLDKEMNPKISDFGMARIFGGDQIQANTVKVVGTYFGVLLLEIISGTKNRVYIHEDPSMTLIQHVWDLWKEHRALEIVDSFMLENETTMPSPNQPALIMKRTLKAQDSSSREAGSYSINKVTMTYTLANYHMCYGADTLNQTKSITDGQIIVSTGSNFALGFFSPGNSSYRYVGIWYNKIPIITVVWVANRDNPINDSSGVLSLALDGNLIVSSHGDQRHPLWSTNVSLSSNTTVLKLLNSGNLVLYGGDTGNKILWESFDNPTHIWLPGMKLGLDRRTGLNRVLTSWKSKDDPSRGFYSYGFHPRGSPQLVLYKGSNPVWRAGSWNGQRMSGIPEMTESYIFGYDFVNNTDEVYLIYYFYNYNSSIFSRYVLNDTGAVQGTTWIERNRQWSIFYSKPGERCDYYRHCGAYGICRTDDSVECSCLPSFQPKSPSDWYLTEWSEGCVRERPLGCGKGDGFLKFVDVKIPDTSMSVVDKSLSLKECERECLKNCSCTAYAPADINGDGSGCVAWFSNLTDIRYYNDGGQDFFLRVDSVELVRYEFVMMVLSNLCVASRARKDKGFLHSKRGVVILTVSLVVGVLSLLLFAACVYRLQKKKRKGAIEQRQQPLSGFSGMNELEDNGTNLELPFIELDVVAAATDNFSPNNKLGEGGFGVVYKGRLFNGKEIAVKRLSRNSGQGTEEFKNEVLLIAKLQHRNLVRLLASCVHEEEKMLIYEYMPNKSLDSFIFDESKRALLDWRKRFEIIVGIARGVLYLHQDSRLRIIHRDLKAGNVLLDKEMNPKISDFGMARIFGGDQIQANTVKVVGTYGYMPPEYAMQGLFSIKSDVFSFGVLLLEIISGTKNRVYIHEDPSMTLIQHVWDLWKEHRALEIVDSSMGESYLGHEVARCIQVGLLCVQESASDRPTMSSVTFMLENETTMPSPNQPALIMKRTLKAQDSSSREAGSYSINKVTMTVVDPR; this is translated from the exons ATGTTCCTACCCACGTTGACATGGTTatgcttcctcctcctcctcctcctcttccagTTCTGTTCCTCCGGCAGCGGCGCCGACACCCTAAACCAAACTAAATCCATCACCGACGGTCAAATCATTGTCTCCACTGGAAGCAATTTTGCATTGGGATTCTTTAGCCCTGGAAATTCTAGTTACAGGTATGTCGGGATTTGGTACAATAAAATTCCTATAATCACCGTGGTTTGGGTTGCCAACAGAGACAACCCAATCAACGATTCTTCCGGAGTTCTCTCCCTTGCTCTTGATGGGAATCTCATCGTCTCTTCCCATGGTGATCAGAGACATCCTCTCTGGTCCACCAACGTCTCCACAAGTTCCAACCCCACCGTTCTGAAGCTCCATAACTCCGGTAACCTGGTTCTATACAGCGGCGACACCATGAATAAGATCCTGTGGGAAAGCTTCGACAATCCGACACACATATGGCTTCCTGGCGTGAAACTAGGGTTGGACCGGAGGACCGGTCTGAACCGGGTACTGACATCCTGGAAATCCAAAGACGACCCTAGCCGTGGGTTTTACTCTTACGGGTTCCACCCAAGAGGGTCACCCCAGCTAGTCTTGTATAAGGGGTCGAACCCGGTCTGGAGAGCCGGTTCTTGGAACGGTCAAAGGATGAGCGTGATACCAGAGATGACCAAAAGTTACATCTTCAGTTACGACTTCGTTAACAACACCGACGAGGTCTACCTCATCTACTACGTTTACAATTCCTCCATTTTCTCTATACTTGTGTTGAATGATACCGGGGCCGTTCAGAGAACGACGTGGATCGAGAGGAACCGTCAATGGAGCATATTCATTTCGAAGCCCGGCGATAGATGCGATTATTATGGACACTGCGGGGCCTACGGGATTTGTCGCACAGATGACTCGGTGGAGTGCTCGTGTCTGccgagtttccaacccaagtcTCCGAGTGATTGGTACTTGACGGAATGGTCAGAGGGTTGCGTGAGGGAAAGACCGCTTGGATGCGGGAAGGGAGACGGGTTCCTGAAGTTTGTAGACGTGAAGATTCCCGACACGTCCATGTCCATAGTCGACAAGAATCTGAGTCTCGATGAATGCGAGAGagaatgcttgaagaactgCTCTTGCACCGCTTACGCCCCTGCAGATATTAATGGCGGAGGCAGTGGTTGCGTTGCTTGGTTTAGCAACTTGACGGACATTCGATATTATAATGACGGCGGCCAAGATTTCTTCCTTCGTGTGGATTCAGTGGAGCTAG CTTCACGAGCAAGAAAAGATAAAGGATTTCTTCACAGCAAGCGGGGAGTGGTGATTCTTACGGTGTCACTTGTTGTGGGTGTACTGTCTCTGCTTCTCTTTGCTGCATGTGTGTACCgtttgcagaagaagaagagaaaag GAGCAATTGAACAGCGACAACAACCGCTTAGTGGCTTTTCTGGAATGAATGAACTTGAAGACAATGGGACGAATCTCGAATTACCATTCATTGAACTAGATGTTGTTGCAGCTGCCACAGACAATTTCTCTCCCAATAATAAGCTTGGAGAAGGTGGTTATGGTGTTGTCTACAAG TTTGATCTCAATTTCCAGGGTCGGCTGTTTAATGGGAAGGAGATAGCTGTTAAAAGACTATCCAGGAATTCAGGGCAAGGGACGGAAGAGTTTAAAAATGAAGTTCTACTTATTGCCAAACTACAACACAGAAATTTGGTTAGGCTTCTAGCTTCTTGTgtccatgaagaagaaaagatgttGATCTATGAGTACATGCCCAACAAAAGCTTGGACTCTTTCATTTTCG atgaaagtaagagggcATTACTTGATTGGAGAAAACGATTTGAAATCATAGTTGGAATTGCTCGAGGTGTTCTTTATCTTCACCAAGACTCCAGATTGAGAATCATACATAGAGATTTGAAAGCTGGCAATGTGCTGTTAGACAAAGAGATGAATCCCAAAATTTCAGATTTCGGTATGGCAAGAATTTTTGGAGGAGATCAAATTCAAGCAAATACAGTCAAAGTGGTTGGGACATA CTTTGGGGTATTATTATTGGAAATCATTAGTGGCACGAAGAACAGAGTTTATATTCATGAAGATCCTTCTATGACCTTAATACAACAT GTATGGGATTTATGGAAAGAACATCGAGCTTTGGAGATAGTTGATTC TTTCATGTTGGAGAATGAAACAACGATGCCTTCACCTAACCAACCTGCTCTTATTATGAAAAGAACTCTCAAGGCACAAGATTCATCTTCAAGAGAGGCAGGATCTTACTCTATAAATAAAGTGACAATGACT TACACACTAGCTA ATTACCATATGTGTTA CGGCGCCGACACCCTAAACCAAACTAAATCCATCACCGACGGGCAAATCATTGTCTCCACTGGAAGCAATTTTGCATTGGGATTCTTTAGCCCTGGAAATTCTAGTTACAGGTATGTCGGGATTTGGTACAATAAAATTCCTATAATCACCGTGGTTTGGGTTGCCAACAGAGACAACCCAATCAACGATTCTTCCGGAGTTCTCTCCCTTGCTCTTGATGGGAATCTCATCGTCTCTTCCCATGGTGATCAGAGACATCCTCTCTGGTCCACCAATGTCTCCTTAAGTTCCAACACCACCGTTCTGAAGCTCCTTAACTCCGGTAACCTGGTTCTATACGGCGGCGACACCGGGAATAAGATCCTGTGGGAAAGCTTCGACAATCCGACGCACATATGGCTTCCTGGTATGAAACTAGGGTTGGACCGGAGAACCGGTCTGAACCGGGTACTGACATCCTGGAAATCCAAAGACGACCCTAGCCGTGGGTTTTACTCTTACGGGTTCCACCCAAGAGGGTCACCCCAGCTAGTCTTGTATAAGGGGTCGAACCCGGTCTGGAGAGCCGGTTCTTGGAACGGTCAAAGGATGAGCGGGATACCAGAGATGACCGAAAGCTACATCTTCGGTTACGACTTCGTTAACAACACCGACGAGGTCTACCTCATCTACTACTTTTACAATTACAATTCCTCCATTTTCTCTAGATATGTGTTGAATGACACCGGGGCCGTTCAGGGAACGACGTGGATCGAGAGGAACCGTCAATGGAGTATATTCTATTCGAAGCCCGGCGAGAGATGCGATTACTATAGACACTGTGGGGCCTACGGGATTTGTCGCACAGATGACTCGGTGGAGTGCTCGTGTCTGccgagtttccaacccaagtcTCCGAGTGATTGGTACTTGACGGAATGGTCAGAGGGTTGCGTGAGGGAAAGACCGCTTGGATGCGGGAAGGGAGACGGGTTCCTGAAGTTTGTAGACGTGAAGATTCCCGACACGTCTATGTCCGTAGTCGACAAGAGTTTGAGTCTCAAGGAGTGCGAGAGagaatgcttgaagaactgCTCTTGCACCGCTTACGCCCCTGCAGATATTAATGGCGACGGCAGTGGTTGCGTTGCTTGGTTTAGCAACTTGACGGACATTCGATATTATAATGATGGCGGCCAAGATTTCTTCCTTCGTGTAGATTCAGTGGAGCTAG TACGA TACGAGTTCGTGATGATGGTTTTATCTAATCTATGTGTAGCTTCACGAGCAAGAAAAGATAAAGGATTTCTTCACAGCAAGCGGGGAGTGGTGATTCTTACGGTGTCACTTGTTGTGGGTGTACTGTCTCTGCTTCTCTTTGCTGCATGTGTGTACCgtttgcagaagaagaagagaaaag GAGCAATTGAACAGCGACAACAACCGCTTAGTGGCTTTTCTGGAATGAATGAACTTGAAGACAATGGGACGAATCTCGAATTACCATTCATTGAACTAGATGTTGTTGCAGCTGCCACAGACAATTTCTCTCCCAATAATAAGCTTGGAGAAGGTGGTTTTGGTGTTGTCTACAAG GGTCGGCTGTTTAATGGGAAGGAGATAGCTGTTAAAAGACTATCCAGGAATTCAGGGCAAGGGACGGAAGAGTTTAAAAATGAAGTTCTACTTATTGCCAAACTACAACACAGAAATTTGGTTAGGCTTCTAGCTTCTTGTgtccatgaagaagaaaagatgttGATCTATGAGTACATGCCCAACAAAAGCTTGGACTCTTTCATTTTCG atgaaagtaagagggcATTACTTGATTGGAGAAAACGATTTGAAATCATAGTTGGAATTGCTCGAGGTGTTCTTTATCTTCACCAAGACTCCAGATTGAGAATCATACATAGAGATTTGAAAGCTGGCAATGTGCTGTTAGACAAAGAGATGAATCCCAAAATTTCAGATTTCGGTATGGCAAGAATTTTTGGAGGAGATCAAATTCAAGCAAATACAGTCAAAGTGGTTGGGACATA